One Glutamicibacter halophytocola DNA segment encodes these proteins:
- a CDS encoding carbohydrate ABC transporter permease, whose protein sequence is MTNQTSLPQSEDLGQAGQGHVLDEEKMLEGKLPAGGTDARGRRVKGHRPKVRTPFRSIVKHALLIVAAGVMIYPLLWMVASSFRPNDLIFREAGLVISQVDWNNYPNGWDALSEPFSKYLLNSAILVLGCIVGNLVSCSMAAYAFARLEFKFKKIMFVLMLMTIMLPIHVIIVPQYVMFSQIGWVNTFWPIIVPKLLATDGFFIFLMIQFIRGIPKDMDEAARIDGAGHPRIFLQVILPLMVPALATTAIFTFIWTWSDFFTSLIYLTNPSNYTVQVALNAFIDSTGESNWGALFAMSIVTLIPVFLAFLFGQKYLVKGIATTGIK, encoded by the coding sequence ATGACTAATCAAACTTCACTACCGCAGTCTGAAGATCTTGGCCAAGCAGGGCAGGGCCATGTTCTCGACGAAGAGAAGATGCTGGAAGGTAAACTGCCGGCTGGTGGAACCGACGCCAGGGGACGCAGAGTCAAGGGCCACCGGCCAAAGGTGCGGACGCCGTTTCGTTCCATCGTGAAACACGCGTTGCTGATCGTGGCAGCGGGCGTGATGATCTATCCGCTTCTGTGGATGGTCGCCAGCTCCTTCCGGCCCAATGATCTGATTTTCCGTGAAGCGGGCCTTGTCATTTCGCAGGTGGATTGGAACAACTACCCCAACGGATGGGATGCCCTGTCCGAGCCATTCAGCAAGTACCTGTTGAACTCGGCCATTCTGGTCCTTGGTTGCATTGTCGGCAATCTGGTCTCGTGTTCCATGGCGGCGTACGCATTCGCCCGGCTTGAGTTCAAGTTCAAGAAAATCATGTTCGTGCTCATGCTCATGACGATCATGCTTCCGATCCACGTAATCATCGTGCCCCAGTACGTGATGTTCTCGCAGATCGGGTGGGTCAATACCTTCTGGCCAATCATTGTCCCGAAGTTGTTGGCAACCGACGGGTTCTTCATTTTCCTCATGATCCAGTTCATCCGCGGCATTCCCAAGGACATGGACGAAGCTGCCCGCATCGATGGTGCCGGGCACCCCCGGATCTTCCTGCAGGTGATCTTGCCGCTCATGGTTCCGGCATTGGCCACGACAGCGATCTTCACCTTCATCTGGACTTGGAGTGACTTCTTCACCTCGCTGATTTACCTGACCAATCCGAGCAATTACACCGTGCAGGTGGCGCTCAACGCGTTCATCGACTCCACGGGTGAATCGAATTGGGGCGCATTGTTCGCCATGTCGATTGTTACCCTCATCCCGGTCTTCCTCGCCTTCCTCTTCGGCCAGAAGTATTTGGTCAAGGGAATCGCCACGACTGGCATCAAATAA
- a CDS encoding Gfo/Idh/MocA family protein has protein sequence MGTTTRTRYVLIGAGNRCEMYITSMLGDHNGVAELVALADTNPGRIEYYQDVVEQTFGERLGSFDPEDLESFIQENSIDRVIITTPDYTHASLICTSMYAGADVIVEKPLTIDAESTARIAQAVADTGREVIVAFNYRYSPRNTALKKAIDDGLIGRVTSIDFSWMLDTVHGADYFRRWHRLKENSGGLLIHKSSHHFDLVNWWLEDSPHSVFAAGGLKFYGPKNAAARGFEAHERGTHDRSDQEPFDLDLRSDERLEKLYLANEHFDGYRRDQGVFNGQISIEDNLSLTVQYEKGPILSYSLNAHSPWEGYRVAINGTEGRLELDVVERAAVLPASGGSPVDPSYSDDGQSSKVRSKGERLVVQRHWQEAQEIPIINSEGSHGGGDKLLLQELFEGRQVDAYSRQAGFLDGVRAIAVGICGNKSLETGELVDVAHAGLGVNLSSVEQVQV, from the coding sequence ATGGGAACAACAACGCGCACGCGCTACGTGCTGATCGGTGCCGGGAACAGATGCGAAATGTACATCACTTCCATGCTCGGAGATCACAACGGCGTCGCTGAATTGGTCGCCTTGGCGGACACGAACCCGGGCCGCATCGAGTACTACCAAGATGTTGTCGAGCAGACCTTTGGAGAACGCCTAGGCTCCTTCGACCCCGAAGACCTGGAGTCCTTCATCCAGGAGAACTCCATCGACCGGGTCATCATCACGACGCCCGACTATACTCATGCGTCACTGATTTGCACCTCCATGTATGCCGGAGCCGACGTCATCGTGGAAAAGCCGTTGACCATCGATGCTGAGAGCACCGCCCGCATCGCACAGGCCGTGGCCGACACTGGCCGCGAAGTGATTGTGGCCTTTAACTATCGGTATTCACCGAGAAACACGGCCTTGAAAAAAGCCATAGATGACGGACTGATTGGCCGGGTGACATCCATCGACTTCAGCTGGATGCTCGATACCGTTCACGGCGCGGACTACTTCCGCCGCTGGCACCGCCTCAAAGAGAATTCCGGCGGGCTGCTGATCCATAAATCAAGTCATCACTTCGACCTCGTTAACTGGTGGCTCGAGGACTCGCCGCACAGCGTCTTCGCCGCTGGCGGGCTGAAATTCTACGGGCCAAAAAATGCTGCGGCCAGGGGCTTTGAAGCGCACGAACGCGGTACCCATGATCGGAGCGACCAAGAGCCTTTTGACCTTGATCTGCGCAGCGATGAGCGGTTGGAAAAACTGTATTTGGCCAATGAGCATTTTGATGGCTACCGGAGAGATCAAGGCGTTTTTAATGGGCAAATATCCATTGAGGACAATCTGAGCCTGACCGTTCAGTACGAGAAGGGGCCAATTCTCTCCTATTCGCTCAATGCGCACAGCCCTTGGGAAGGATACCGAGTGGCTATTAACGGAACCGAAGGCCGGCTTGAACTGGATGTTGTCGAACGGGCAGCAGTCCTGCCGGCGTCAGGTGGGAGTCCCGTCGACCCCTCCTATAGCGACGATGGCCAGAGCAGCAAAGTGCGCTCCAAAGGAGAGCGCCTTGTGGTGCAGCGACACTGGCAGGAAGCACAAGAAATTCCGATTATCAATTCGGAAGGATCGCATGGTGGTGGTGACAAGCTGCTGCTTCAAGAACTTTTCGAAGGCCGCCAAGTTGATGCCTATTCGCGGCAGGCCGGATTCTTGGACGGAGTGCGTGCTATCGCCGTGGGAATCTGCGGGAACAAATCTTTGGAAACCGGCGAGCTAGTGGATGTAGCACACGCCGGGCTTGGTGTTAATTTGTCGTCAGTTGAACAGGTTCAGGTGTAA
- a CDS encoding NAD-dependent epimerase/dehydratase family protein, giving the protein MSEKVIITGGSGRLGRAVVEGFAAAGHAVVSLDRGLPEEPVAGVDYRSIDLMNAEATHTAFKEISPQAVVSLAAMAVPFMAPEEVLLQTNATIAHNVTSAAVESGATRVVLASSPSIMGYGSPGGWVPEKLPLDENETPRPWHAYGLSKYVAEQIAAMFAAKMGPQSPVKFASFRPCFVIAEEEWDGAPTQQGHTVAERLQDPKLSAPALFNYVDARDVADFLLLLLERFDRVDNGAVFFVGARDAMATRPLSEIIPEIYPELASLATGLTGDSPAFSIDKAREVIGWEPKRSWRSELKAKV; this is encoded by the coding sequence ATGAGTGAGAAAGTAATTATTACCGGAGGTTCTGGCCGGTTGGGACGGGCGGTAGTCGAAGGTTTCGCGGCTGCAGGACACGCTGTGGTTTCACTGGACCGCGGGCTACCCGAAGAACCAGTGGCCGGAGTTGACTACCGCAGCATTGACCTGATGAATGCCGAAGCCACGCACACAGCATTCAAGGAAATTTCTCCTCAGGCCGTCGTCTCGCTAGCGGCCATGGCCGTACCATTTATGGCTCCGGAAGAAGTCCTGCTCCAGACCAACGCGACCATCGCGCACAACGTCACCTCGGCCGCTGTGGAGTCGGGCGCGACGCGTGTGGTCCTGGCCTCCAGCCCATCGATCATGGGCTACGGATCACCCGGTGGCTGGGTTCCGGAAAAGCTCCCGCTGGACGAAAACGAAACACCGCGGCCGTGGCACGCCTATGGATTGTCCAAGTATGTCGCTGAACAGATCGCGGCCATGTTCGCCGCCAAGATGGGGCCGCAGAGCCCGGTCAAATTTGCTTCTTTCCGTCCCTGCTTTGTGATTGCAGAAGAAGAATGGGATGGAGCACCGACCCAGCAGGGTCACACGGTGGCCGAGCGTTTGCAGGATCCGAAGCTATCAGCCCCGGCGTTATTCAATTATGTAGATGCCCGCGACGTTGCGGACTTCCTGCTGTTGCTGCTCGAGCGATTTGACCGCGTGGACAATGGTGCAGTGTTCTTCGTGGGAGCCAGGGATGCCATGGCTACTCGACCACTCTCGGAGATCATTCCTGAGATCTACCCGGAGCTCGCGTCGCTGGCAACAGGCCTGACCGGAGATAGCCCCGCCTTCAGTATTGATAAAGCACGCGAAGTGATCGGTTGGGAACCGAAGAGAAGCTGGAGATCCGAGCTCAAAGCCAAGGTCTAG
- a CDS encoding M24 family metallopeptidase has product MAIIRARGAQAVLLSTPASLAWLLDGARTHVSLAAPPAARVLVHAEGCELATSISEAQRLQDEELNDQSPVNLHVTKWYESLDEVSAWFPEAADWEILAESEIDPELRATRTALTAAEVDRYRQLCQDTASVMTEVLSATSSDDTEFEVAAKLAAGAMELGGEVLVALVSGSTRGEYRHPLPTKAPLGRRAMAVLCVRRHGLIANLTRWVRFEPPTEQEIAGENDILGVEADIISGIAEDRALGELLPIIQQAYPAHGFDELEWTRHHQGGIAGFNGRDPRLAPGATDRFQANQAFAFNPSAQRNGQTFKVEDTMLLTESGAIEVLSVDPHWPTTVVNGLPRPQVLQR; this is encoded by the coding sequence ATGGCAATCATCCGGGCGCGGGGCGCGCAAGCAGTGTTGCTCTCCACCCCCGCCTCGCTCGCGTGGCTCCTCGACGGCGCGCGCACGCATGTTTCACTTGCTGCGCCTCCCGCCGCCCGGGTTTTGGTACACGCTGAAGGCTGCGAGCTAGCTACGTCAATCAGCGAAGCGCAGCGGCTGCAGGACGAAGAACTCAATGATCAGAGTCCGGTGAATCTCCACGTCACCAAATGGTACGAATCGCTGGATGAGGTCAGTGCCTGGTTCCCCGAAGCCGCAGACTGGGAGATTCTCGCAGAGTCCGAGATCGACCCGGAGCTCCGTGCCACGCGCACGGCATTAACTGCGGCAGAAGTGGACCGCTACCGCCAGCTGTGCCAGGACACGGCTTCAGTGATGACCGAGGTTTTGTCCGCCACATCCAGCGATGACACCGAATTTGAGGTCGCGGCCAAGCTTGCTGCTGGTGCCATGGAGCTGGGCGGAGAAGTGCTGGTGGCTCTGGTTAGCGGGTCCACCCGTGGTGAATATCGGCATCCGCTACCGACGAAGGCACCGCTGGGCCGCAGGGCCATGGCGGTGCTATGCGTAAGGCGGCACGGACTGATTGCCAATCTCACGCGCTGGGTTCGCTTCGAGCCGCCCACCGAGCAAGAAATTGCCGGGGAAAATGACATTCTTGGCGTCGAGGCAGACATCATTTCCGGCATCGCGGAAGACAGGGCCCTCGGTGAGCTGCTGCCCATCATCCAGCAAGCCTATCCAGCGCACGGCTTTGACGAGCTGGAGTGGACGCGACACCATCAGGGCGGAATTGCCGGCTTCAACGGCCGGGATCCACGCCTGGCTCCCGGAGCTACAGACCGGTTCCAGGCAAACCAGGCCTTCGCTTTCAACCCGAGCGCACAACGCAATGGGCAGACTTTTAAAGTCGAGGACACCATGCTGTTGACTGAATCCGGTGCCATCGAAGTTCTTAGCGTGGACCCTCATTGGCCAACGACTGTGGTCAACGGATTGCCCAGGCCCCAAGTGCTGCAACGATAA
- a CDS encoding DUF6807 family protein — MNQQTTATAAKDESSASPPTAPAVVLVGLNGFGRQHLANIERLAGEEKIRFLAGIDPKDPGSQVRGENTRIFNTFEEFLESGLKPDIIIISTPISTHADLAMKALATGADLYLEKPPTATLGQYETLLDAAQAAGVNVQVGFQALGSLALQAVSELFGAGAENSPIGALRAVGASGNWLRTTGYYNRSLWAGHRQLNGVEIADGVVTNPLAHAVASALRIAGAQRSGDVVSVTTDLYHAHQIEADDTSVVKVQTNTGIPLTAALTVCAKEQQDPWITIYGTEGSAILYYTRDELVIRPNPDFGRPETSKTFSRVNLLENLVDVRRGTAPQLLSSLESAGAFMRVLEEIRTGSEPAGIQEEQVIPAGEGEEFHPVIPNIEQFIDRSVAAQSDFSSLGAPWAAEPESSGKFTLENPSTEQKQTVARLRTGKDISVTNSPRPFLDELKTMGGVHISDQQPLDHTWHLGVGVALQDVNGNNFWGGRTYTRADSRYVWRQDHGHIRTVANSFAPNGSSLSSQLEWVSHQQHVLLDEQRIVDFRAFNHQSTGATGWIMDFTFSLSAREESVSIGSPGSNGRLNGGYGGFFWRLPKANNPDIFTETASGEEQVHGSRSPWLAFAAEFSSDAVGLAQRDTGHGEATLIFCSDDGDPWFVRSSGYPGVGSSLAWDAPLILEPGASLARHLRVLVADGRWSGPAASSIAQEYGSDSQEDGTCPQR; from the coding sequence ATGAACCAGCAAACCACCGCGACAGCTGCCAAGGACGAAAGTTCCGCTTCGCCGCCAACAGCGCCAGCGGTGGTGCTGGTTGGCCTTAATGGTTTCGGACGCCAGCATCTGGCGAACATCGAACGTTTAGCCGGCGAAGAAAAGATTCGCTTCCTCGCTGGAATCGACCCCAAGGATCCGGGCAGCCAGGTTCGCGGGGAAAACACGCGAATCTTCAACACCTTCGAAGAGTTCCTTGAGTCGGGGCTGAAGCCAGACATCATCATTATTTCGACTCCAATAAGCACCCATGCGGATTTGGCCATGAAGGCCTTGGCAACCGGAGCCGACCTGTATCTGGAAAAGCCGCCGACGGCCACGTTGGGGCAGTACGAGACGCTGCTCGATGCCGCGCAAGCAGCCGGAGTCAATGTCCAGGTAGGGTTCCAGGCTTTGGGTTCTTTGGCTCTCCAGGCGGTGTCGGAGCTCTTTGGCGCCGGGGCAGAAAATTCTCCCATTGGCGCCCTGCGGGCGGTGGGCGCCAGCGGAAATTGGCTGCGCACCACGGGCTACTACAATCGTTCACTCTGGGCCGGGCACCGCCAACTCAACGGAGTTGAAATCGCAGACGGCGTGGTCACGAACCCGCTGGCCCATGCCGTGGCCAGCGCACTCCGGATTGCCGGGGCACAGCGCTCTGGCGACGTGGTCTCAGTAACCACGGATTTGTACCATGCCCACCAAATCGAAGCGGACGATACGTCAGTGGTGAAGGTGCAAACGAACACCGGCATTCCGCTCACCGCCGCTTTGACTGTCTGCGCGAAGGAACAGCAGGATCCCTGGATCACCATCTACGGAACCGAAGGTTCAGCCATCCTGTACTACACCCGCGATGAGCTGGTCATTCGCCCCAATCCTGATTTCGGCCGCCCCGAGACATCCAAGACTTTCAGCCGCGTGAACCTGCTGGAAAATCTTGTGGATGTCCGCCGTGGAACCGCGCCCCAGCTGCTCAGCTCGCTGGAATCTGCCGGAGCCTTCATGCGGGTCCTCGAGGAGATTCGCACCGGTTCCGAACCAGCTGGAATCCAGGAAGAACAGGTGATCCCGGCCGGGGAAGGCGAGGAATTCCACCCTGTCATCCCGAATATCGAGCAATTCATCGATCGTTCCGTGGCCGCGCAATCTGACTTCTCCTCACTCGGTGCCCCGTGGGCGGCCGAACCGGAGTCCAGCGGAAAATTCACACTGGAGAATCCATCCACCGAGCAGAAACAAACCGTTGCAAGGCTCCGCACCGGCAAGGACATTTCCGTCACCAACTCGCCGCGGCCATTCCTCGATGAGCTCAAGACAATGGGTGGGGTGCACATCAGCGATCAGCAGCCGCTGGACCACACCTGGCATCTGGGGGTCGGAGTGGCGTTGCAAGACGTCAATGGAAATAACTTCTGGGGCGGACGAACCTATACGCGCGCCGACTCGCGATACGTGTGGCGCCAAGACCATGGGCACATCCGTACTGTCGCGAATTCGTTTGCCCCCAACGGAAGTTCACTCAGCTCCCAGCTGGAGTGGGTAAGCCATCAGCAACACGTCTTGCTGGACGAACAACGCATAGTAGATTTCCGTGCTTTCAACCACCAATCCACTGGGGCAACCGGTTGGATCATGGATTTCACCTTCAGCCTGTCTGCACGCGAGGAATCAGTTTCCATCGGCTCGCCAGGATCTAATGGACGGCTTAATGGCGGATATGGCGGTTTTTTCTGGAGACTGCCCAAGGCCAATAACCCGGATATCTTCACCGAGACGGCATCAGGAGAGGAACAGGTCCACGGCTCGCGCAGTCCTTGGCTAGCCTTCGCCGCGGAATTTTCCTCGGATGCTGTCGGCCTGGCTCAACGAGATACAGGACACGGCGAGGCCACGCTCATCTTCTGCAGCGACGACGGCGACCCGTGGTTTGTCCGCAGCTCTGGCTATCCAGGTGTGGGAAGCTCGTTGGCATGGGATGCTCCACTCATATTGGAGCCCGGAGCTTCGCTGGCTCGCCACCTGCGCGTTCTGGTGGCTGATGGCCGCTGGAGCGGGCCAGCAGCCTCGTCGATTGCCCAGGAATACGGTTCAGATAGTCAGGAAGACGGAACATGCCCACAGCGGTAA
- a CDS encoding sugar phosphate isomerase/epimerase family protein, which yields MSFELSLNTGTTPNLNLQQAVEAAAQAGLTHIGPWRHLLEEAGGAQRAAAIIKEGGLQASTLCRGGFLTATSEQAQQEAFESNRKAIEEAATIGAPNLIMVVGGLPSAAHILGGTGDPGDKDIVAARDRVARALDQLVPLAMDHGVCLVLEALHPMYAVDRAVLSTLGQALDLATAHPAEAVGVVVDTFHVFWDPQLQQQIQRAGHERRLVSYQICDFNLPIASNALQSRGMMGDGHVDFSSISRWVAKAGYRGPVEVEIFNDEINSQDAGLTLATMSDRYKSLVLPHLEQAAGIQPASAIN from the coding sequence ATGAGCTTCGAACTATCGCTGAACACCGGCACCACCCCCAACCTCAATCTGCAGCAGGCGGTCGAAGCCGCAGCCCAAGCCGGGTTGACCCATATCGGCCCTTGGCGCCATTTGCTGGAGGAAGCCGGCGGTGCTCAACGTGCCGCAGCCATCATCAAGGAAGGAGGGCTGCAGGCCAGCACCCTCTGCCGCGGCGGATTCCTCACGGCAACTTCCGAGCAGGCACAACAAGAAGCCTTCGAATCCAATCGGAAAGCCATCGAAGAAGCGGCCACCATCGGAGCACCCAACCTGATCATGGTGGTAGGCGGCTTGCCTTCGGCCGCGCACATTCTCGGAGGCACAGGAGATCCGGGCGACAAGGACATCGTCGCCGCCCGTGATCGAGTCGCCCGAGCCCTGGATCAGCTGGTTCCCCTGGCGATGGACCACGGAGTCTGCCTGGTCCTTGAAGCACTGCACCCGATGTATGCCGTTGACCGAGCCGTGCTATCGACCTTGGGCCAGGCATTGGACTTGGCCACTGCACATCCGGCCGAAGCCGTAGGTGTTGTAGTTGATACCTTCCACGTCTTCTGGGATCCACAGCTGCAGCAGCAGATCCAGCGGGCAGGCCATGAGCGCCGTCTGGTCAGCTATCAAATCTGCGACTTCAACCTGCCCATTGCCAGCAATGCGCTGCAATCGCGGGGAATGATGGGCGATGGCCATGTTGATTTCTCATCCATCTCCCGCTGGGTGGCCAAGGCCGGCTATCGCGGGCCAGTGGAAGTTGAAATTTTTAATGACGAGATCAATTCCCAAGACGCGGGCCTGACGCTTGCTACGATGTCTGACCGTTATAAGTCGCTAGTTTTACCGCATCTTGAACAAGCTGCGGGCATCCAGCCAGCAAGCGCCATAAACTGA
- a CDS encoding dihydrodipicolinate synthase family protein, whose product MSENNYPALALIDEHGQSFTYKMQGPGDFQRPSSPFSSRKVYAAAHVIPQMGADNTPGSPAVIDWETTLAYRHELWSYGLGVADAMDTAQRGMGLDYAATCELIDRSAQEAAAVIAENRYPALTGLTVRDILACGVGTDQLAVESVEPGQLQEVTGAYLEMLRLVEGSGAKSILMCSRALAKAARNPEDYVQVYGTLLEAAQEPVILHWLGEMFDPQLAGYWGTSDLGEATAVFQSILEKYSDKIDGVKVSLLDAAHEKQLRAALPSGIRLYTGDDFNYPELIDGDGELHSDALLGIFAAIYPAASAALQAFDAADSARGRAILDSTRELGLHIFSAPTIYYKTGIAFLSWLNGHQSGFQMVGGLHAGRSLPHLVRTFVLADTAGLLLKPEMAAERMEQLLAVYGVKESTRSLSGVS is encoded by the coding sequence ATGAGCGAGAACAACTACCCGGCGCTAGCCCTCATCGACGAGCACGGACAGTCCTTCACCTATAAGATGCAAGGCCCCGGGGACTTCCAGCGCCCGAGCTCTCCCTTTTCTTCGCGCAAGGTCTACGCGGCAGCCCACGTGATACCCCAAATGGGAGCCGACAACACTCCGGGGTCGCCAGCGGTGATCGACTGGGAGACTACCCTGGCCTACCGCCACGAGCTCTGGTCCTACGGGCTCGGCGTCGCGGACGCGATGGATACCGCGCAGCGCGGCATGGGGCTGGACTATGCCGCCACCTGTGAACTCATTGATCGATCAGCCCAAGAAGCCGCGGCGGTCATCGCGGAGAACCGCTATCCCGCCCTCACCGGGCTGACGGTCCGCGACATTCTCGCCTGCGGGGTGGGAACCGATCAGCTCGCCGTCGAGTCAGTTGAGCCAGGCCAGTTGCAGGAAGTCACCGGCGCCTACCTGGAAATGCTGCGCCTCGTAGAGGGTTCCGGAGCTAAATCCATCTTGATGTGCTCGCGGGCCTTGGCCAAGGCCGCCCGCAATCCCGAGGATTATGTCCAGGTTTACGGCACCCTACTGGAAGCGGCGCAGGAACCAGTGATCCTGCACTGGCTGGGCGAAATGTTCGACCCGCAGCTTGCCGGCTACTGGGGAACTTCCGACCTTGGAGAGGCAACCGCGGTATTCCAGTCCATCTTGGAGAAGTATTCGGACAAGATCGACGGCGTGAAGGTTTCCTTGCTCGATGCAGCGCATGAAAAACAACTGCGCGCTGCCCTTCCTTCCGGGATCAGGCTCTACACCGGAGACGACTTCAACTATCCAGAACTCATCGATGGCGATGGCGAGCTTCATTCAGATGCCTTGCTCGGAATATTTGCTGCCATCTATCCGGCGGCTTCGGCTGCATTACAAGCATTTGATGCTGCAGATTCCGCGCGGGGACGCGCCATCCTGGACTCGACCCGGGAACTGGGGCTGCATATTTTCAGCGCCCCCACCATCTACTACAAGACTGGAATTGCCTTCCTCTCCTGGCTCAACGGCCATCAGAGCGGCTTCCAGATGGTAGGCGGCCTGCACGCCGGGCGTTCACTGCCCCACCTGGTCCGCACCTTCGTGCTGGCCGATACCGCAGGCCTGCTGCTGAAACCAGAAATGGCTGCCGAGCGCATGGAACAGCTGCTTGCTGTCTACGGCGTCAAGGAATCAACTCGATCACTGTCAGGAGTGTCATGA
- a CDS encoding Gfo/Idh/MocA family protein, producing MNGITGRMGYRQHLLRSILPIRDQGGITLADGTKLTVEPILVGRNEDKLRELAQEHQVEHYSTDLDSLIEDPSIDIIFDASMTSLRYNTLSKAIAAGKHIFTEKPTAETLSDAIDLARQAKAKGITAGVVHDKLYLPGLVKLRRLVDEGFFGRILSLRGEFGYWVFEGDIQEAQRPSWNYRLADGGSMTTDMYCHWNYVLEGIIGQVKTVTSTTATHIPTRWDEQGEPYPATADDAAYGIFELETPGGDPVIAQINSSWAVRVYRDELVEFQIDGTHGSAVAGLNKCVAQQRAHTPKPVWNPDLPVTESFRDQWLEVPANADLDNGFKLQWEDYLADVAAGREHKFGLLSAARGVQLATLGLQSAAERRTLDIPEITL from the coding sequence ATGAACGGCATTACCGGCCGCATGGGCTACCGCCAGCACTTGCTGCGTTCGATCCTGCCCATCCGCGACCAGGGCGGCATTACGCTCGCCGACGGAACCAAGCTCACCGTGGAGCCGATTCTCGTTGGCCGCAATGAAGACAAGCTGCGCGAACTCGCGCAGGAACACCAGGTGGAGCACTACAGCACGGACCTCGACTCGCTCATCGAAGACCCAAGCATCGACATCATCTTCGATGCCTCGATGACCTCGCTCAGGTACAACACCCTGTCCAAGGCCATCGCTGCAGGCAAGCACATCTTCACTGAAAAACCCACCGCAGAAACTCTTAGCGATGCCATCGACCTGGCCCGGCAGGCCAAGGCCAAGGGAATTACCGCCGGCGTAGTCCACGACAAGCTCTACCTCCCAGGCCTGGTCAAGCTGCGACGCCTGGTCGATGAAGGCTTCTTCGGGCGAATCCTCTCCCTGCGCGGCGAGTTCGGCTACTGGGTCTTCGAAGGCGATATCCAGGAAGCCCAGCGCCCATCATGGAACTACCGCCTGGCTGACGGGGGCTCCATGACCACCGACATGTACTGCCACTGGAACTATGTGCTGGAAGGAATCATCGGCCAAGTCAAGACCGTGACATCCACAACCGCCACCCACATCCCTACCCGCTGGGATGAGCAGGGCGAGCCCTACCCGGCCACCGCAGACGATGCAGCCTACGGAATTTTTGAACTCGAAACCCCCGGCGGCGATCCGGTCATTGCACAAATCAACTCCTCCTGGGCGGTCCGCGTATATCGTGACGAGCTGGTTGAATTCCAGATTGACGGGACCCACGGTTCTGCTGTGGCAGGCCTGAACAAGTGCGTTGCCCAGCAACGCGCCCACACGCCCAAGCCGGTATGGAACCCTGACCTTCCGGTCACCGAATCCTTCCGCGACCAGTGGCTGGAAGTTCCAGCCAATGCAGATCTGGACAACGGCTTCAAGCTGCAGTGGGAAGACTACCTCGCGGACGTCGCTGCCGGACGGGAACACAAATTCGGCCTGCTCTCGGCAGCCCGCGGCGTGCAATTGGCCACCCTGGGCCTGCAGTCCGCTGCCGAACGCCGGACCCTTGACATTCCGGAGATCACGCTATGA
- a CDS encoding LacI family DNA-binding transcriptional regulator, producing MAIRLTDVANEAGVSLATASRVLNGSARKPAAEISDKVRAAAEKLGYFPNAQAQALARASTKLVGLVVRDIADPYFSTIARGVQRGLGDSGTQLLLASTDSEPEREIEAVKAFMSQRTDAIILSGSRGHSEDEGLLRLIGNYQENGGQVVVIGQPLASTGGIQVDNQATAENLAGELIRAGHRRFVVLAGDENLLTSRHRAQGFLAKLKRTGLAAMEVVHGAFSREGAYMAMSDYLRERAPEESGQQVCVFCVSDVMALGAIRAIRESGLRVPEDIAVVGFDDIPTLEDVTPAISTARLPLEEIGRWAGEMVLSHGDARKTVVTGTPVLRESSELRTENR from the coding sequence ATGGCTATTCGACTAACTGATGTCGCTAATGAAGCCGGAGTTTCATTGGCGACAGCTTCACGTGTGCTCAACGGTTCTGCTCGTAAGCCCGCTGCCGAAATCTCGGACAAGGTCCGCGCCGCGGCGGAAAAACTGGGCTACTTTCCCAACGCCCAAGCGCAAGCGCTTGCCCGCGCTTCAACAAAGCTCGTTGGCTTGGTGGTCCGCGATATCGCGGATCCGTACTTCTCGACGATTGCTCGTGGTGTCCAGCGCGGCTTGGGGGATAGCGGCACCCAGCTGCTCTTGGCCAGTACCGATTCTGAACCCGAGAGGGAAATCGAGGCAGTCAAGGCATTCATGTCGCAGCGGACTGATGCCATCATCCTTTCCGGATCCCGCGGCCATTCCGAAGACGAGGGCCTGCTTCGGCTTATTGGGAACTACCAGGAGAACGGTGGCCAGGTTGTTGTCATAGGCCAACCCCTGGCGAGCACCGGTGGTATCCAGGTGGACAACCAGGCCACCGCTGAAAATCTCGCAGGGGAGCTGATCAGAGCAGGTCACCGCAGGTTTGTTGTTCTTGCTGGCGACGAAAACCTGCTGACCTCCCGCCATCGCGCCCAAGGGTTCCTTGCGAAGCTCAAGCGAACTGGATTGGCTGCCATGGAGGTTGTCCATGGGGCGTTTTCCCGCGAGGGCGCCTATATGGCCATGAGCGACTACCTCAGGGAGCGCGCGCCCGAGGAATCAGGCCAGCAAGTGTGCGTTTTTTGTGTTTCTGACGTCATGGCCCTGGGCGCAATTCGCGCGATCCGGGAGAGCGGGCTGCGCGTGCCCGAAGACATTGCCGTAGTGGGGTTTGACGATATCCCGACCCTTGAGGACGTCACTCCCGCAATTAGCACTGCCCGCCTGCCGCTGGAAGAAATTGGCCGATGGGCTGGTGAGATGGTGCTAAGCCATGGGGACGCGCGCAAAACGGTGGTCACGGGAACTCCCGTATTGCGCGAATCCTCGGAATTGCGCACGGAGAATCGGTGA